One Heptranchias perlo isolate sHepPer1 unplaced genomic scaffold, sHepPer1.hap1 HAP1_SCAFFOLD_43, whole genome shotgun sequence genomic window carries:
- the LOC137312636 gene encoding zinc finger protein 271-like yields the protein MEKPWKCGDCGRGFSYSSRLETHRHRHTGERPFTCCVCGKGFTQSSHLIEHQLVHTDKRLFKCSVCEKSFKRKSDLLTHQRIHSGERPFTCSVCGKGFIQSSNLLTHQRIHSGERPFTCSVCGSGFTQSSHLIEHQLVHTDKCLFKCSVCEKSFKRKSDLLTHQRTHTGERPFTCSVCGKGFTRSSSLMTHQRVHTGDRPFTCSVCGKRFTRSSHLLRHQQVHIGERPFTCSLCGKGFAQSSTLLTHQRVHTGERPFTCSVCGKSFTQSSTLLTHQRVHTGERPFTCSVCGKEFTCSSGLIEHQLVHTDKRQFKCSNCEKSFKITWDLMRHERLHIEERPITCSVCGMRFTQSSHLLSHQRVHM from the coding sequence atggagaaaccgtggaaatgtggggactgtgggaggggattcagttactcgtcccggctggaaactcatcggcacagacacactggggagaggccgttcacctgctgtgtgtgcgggaagggattcactcagtcatcccacctcattgaacatcaacttgttcacactgataagagactttttaaatgttctgtctgtgagaagagctttaaaagaaagagtgatctgctgacacaccaacgcattcacagtggggagaggccgttcacctgctccgtgtgtgggaagggattcattcagtcatccaacctgctgacacaccagcgaattcacagtggggagaggccgttcacctgctccgtgtgtgggagcggattcactcaatcttcccacctcattgaacatcaacttgttcacactgataagtgtctttttaaatgttctgtctgtgagaagagctttaaaagaaaaagtgatctgctgacacaccaacgtactcacactggggagaggccgttcacctgctccgtgtgtgggaagggatttactcggtcatccagcctaatgacacaccagcgagtccacactggggataggccattcacctgctctgtgtgtgggaagcgattcactcgatcatcccacctcctgagacatcagcaagttcacatcggggagaggccattcacctgctccctgtgcgggaagggattcgctcagtcatccaccctgctgacacaccagcgagtccacactggtgagaggccgttcacctgctccgtgtgtgggaagagcttcactcagtcatccaccctgctgacacaccaacgagttcacactggggagaggccattcacctgctctgtgtgtgggaaggaattcacttgttcatccggcctcattgaacaccaacttgttcacactgataagagacaatttaaatgttctaactgtgagaagagctttaaaataaCATGGGATCTGATGAGACATGAACGTCTTCACATTGAGGAGAGGCCGAtcacctgttccgtgtgtggaatgcgattcactcagtcatcccacctgctgagtcaccagcgagttcacatgtga